The DNA region ATCTATGAACCTGTACTGGAGGATGGTAGTCTTTTCTTTGGGAGTAAGGTAAATAATGATTTGGAGAAATTCAAGTTAATGAGTCATTCCATCATTGCTAATCGTTATGACGATTGTCTGGATGATGTGAAGGAGAAGGTTTATACTAGAGATGTATTTAAACGAGACTCGTAAAAATAATTATAATTATTGGCCCCAATAGACTTTTACTTATTATAAATCAGTTGAATTAATTTACTGAAATCGGTTCTAAAAATATTAATTTGAAGTAAATCGTAGTATTTTCTATGTTTTATAGCTAACGCAAAGCTGTATATACAGGGAATGCGAATTTGCATATGATTATGAATATTCTTCTATTATCAACCATTTACCCGCTTCCTTCAAGGGAAAATAAGGGAACTTCGGTATGTCATTACTTTACAAAGGAGTGGGTAAAAGAAGGTCACAATGTGCGTGTGGTACATTATCAGGCTGTATATCCTTTCTTTTACTATTGGGCAGCTCGGGTAGCGAGAGATTTGATCACTGCGAAAACAGGTGCGGTAGTTTATACAAAACGTGATAAGGGGGCGCAATATGAATGGGATGGTGTGCAAGTATTGAGAATACCATTATTCAAACCAATTCCTCATGGGAGATTTTTATCTATTTCTATCAGAAAATCTATTCAAAAAATAGTTAATAGTAATACTGAAGCTGATTTTATACCTGATATTATAGTAGGGCATTTTCCTAATCCTCAGATAGAGGTGGTTGCGAAGTTGAAAAGTATTTATTCTTCAGCAACAACTGCTATTATAATGCATGAGAATTTTGATCTGGAGGGTGTTTACGGTGAACGATTTAAATGTTTTTATAATAAAATTGATTTGTGGGGGTTCCGTTCAAAGAAATATAGAGAAGATTTCGAAGAGAGATATGGTAAGCTTAAGCATTCTTTTATCTGTTATTCAGGTGTTCCCGCAAGTTATATTACAGAAAGCAATACTCATTCATTTGAGAAGCCATTAAGTAAATTTATCTATGTTGGTGAGATGATTCAACGTAAATATCCGGCTGAAATTATCGAGGCTTTGGTTAATGTTTATGAGGATAAAAAATTTCACATTGACTATGTGGGCAATGGTCATGAATTGGAAACCATAAAATTGAAGATGAAGAAATATCATTTGGAGAGTCAAGTGACTATTTGTGGTAGGATTCCGAGAGATGAAATAAAGGCTAAGTATGACAATGCTGACTGTATGATAATGATTAGTCGTAGGGAAGTTTATGGATTAGTCTATTTGGAGGCTATGGCTCGTGGGTGCATTACTATAGCTTCTAAGAAAGAAGGGTTTGATGGTGTGATAGAAGATGGTGTGAACGGTTTCTTATGTGAAGCGGGTAACATTCAAGAGCTTGCAAATATAATTCGTAAAATTAATAAACTCACTCCGGATGAAAGGTTAGCTGTTTCAGAGAGAGCAATTGAAACTGCTCGTCGTTTGACAGATAAGAATGCCGCTGATTTATATTTGAATAATTTGATTGTTAAATAAAAATCACTTGAACATATAACGATTCCCTGTCTTATTCATCATTGAATTATCAGCATCCACATTTAATGGCTTGTCCATAACAACTGAAATAAAATATCCATATTGTATTCTAAATTATAAAATGTCAATCAAAGATTGTAAAATCATCGAGCTCCCCAAATTCTTAGATACGAGGGGGAATCTTTCGTTTGCAGAACAGAACAATCATATTCCATTTGAAATCAAGAGAACATATTGGATTTATGATGTTCCGGGAGGAGAATGCCGTGGAAGTCACGCATTCAGGAATACGGAAGAATTTATAGTTGCACTTTCAGGAGGTTTTGATGTGATAGTGGATGATGGTGATAGGCAGAATAAGTTTACGCTTAATCGTTCTTATTATGGTCTTTATATTCCGAAAGGGTTGTGGAGAAGAATAGATAATTTCTCAACCAATTCTCTCGCATTGGAATTTGCTTCAACTAGTTATATTCCAGATGACTATATTAGAAATTATGACGACTATTTACAGTTAAAGAGCAATGGAGAAATATAGTGTATTTGATTGCTCAATGATTGAGCTGGACAAACATCACAGTGATCGTAAGGGTAACCTGACTGTAGTGCAGAATGGCGATACTCTTCCTTTTGATGTGAAGCGTGTATACTATCTGTATGATGTCCCGGGAGGTGAGTCTCGTGGAGCACACGCGCACAGAGATTTGAGCCAGTTTATGGTTGCCGCATCCGGTTCCTTTCGTGTAACCTTGGATGATGGCAAAGTTAAACGTTCTTTTTTCTTGAATCGTCCTTATCAAGGCCTATATGTAAAACCCGGTATATGGCGTGACTTGGATGATTTTTCTTCTGGTGCTGTTTGCATGGTTTTGGCTTCTGATGTATATAAAAAGGAAGACTATATTCGTAATTATGATGAATTTCTTGAATTTAGGGAGATTAGTAATGATACATCCGTTAAGCGATTGTAAGAATCAAAATGTTCCGGCCTCTACTAATATCTGGCAGTACTGCGTAGTATTTCCTGAGGCCAGGATTGGCGAAAAATGCAATATTTGTTCTCATTGTCTGATTGAGAATAATGTGGTGATTGGTAATAATGTTACTATTAAGTGTGGTGTCCAAGTTTGGGATGGTATTGAGTTGGAAGATAATGTAATGGTAGGTGCTAATACGACTTTTACCAATGATATGTATCCAAAGTCGAAGAATGCGGATTGGGTTCTTCTTAAGACAAAGGTGTGCAAGGGTGCATCTATCGGTGCTGGTTCTACGATACTTCCAGGGATAACCATTGGTGAGGATGCCATGATTGGTGCTGGCAGTGTGGTGACAAAGAATGTGCCTGCCGGAGAAATTTGGGTAGGTAATCCAGCGAAATTTCTTAGAAAAATAGCTGATAAATAAAGAAAAACAAAATGATACCTTTTCTTTCATTAAAAGATGTAACCGCTCTTCACGGAGCTGAGATAAATGAGGCTGTAAGCCGTGTGGTTAACGGAGGTTGGTACCTTCAAGGCAAGGAGAACGAACGCTTTGAGGAGAATTACTCACAATTTGTTGGAGTACAATATACAGTTGGTTGTGCCAATGGCTTGGATGCACTGATTTGGATTTTCCGTGCATACATTGAGATGGGTGTAATGCAACCAGGTGATGAGGTTATTGTACCGGCAAATACCTATATTGCAACTATTCTTGCTATCACAGAAAATGGTTTGAAGCCTGTTCTTGTAGAGCCAAGACTGAATACGCTTGAGATTGATGAGGATAAGATAGAGGAAGTTATAACTTCTCGTACAAAAGCTATAGCTCTTGTGCATCTCTATGGTCGTTTGGCTTGGAGTGAGAAAATTGCCAATATTTGCAAAAAATATAATCTGAAGTTAGTAGAGGATAATGCTCAAGCGCATGGCTGTTTGACAGCTGATGGTTGCATGACAGGTTCGTTAGGTGATGCTGCTGGACATAGCTTTTATCCGGGAAAGAATTTAGGTGCATTAGGTGATGGTGGTGCTGTGACAACTAATGATTTGGAACTGGCCATCACTGTACGTACTTTGGCTAACTATGGTTCACAGAAAAAATATATATTCAAATATAGGGGACGTAATAGTAGACTTGACGAGGTTCAAGCAGCTGTGCTGAATGTGAAATTGAAATATCTTGTTGAAGATAATACATATCGTAAAGAAGTGGCTAAATATTATATTCAAAACATTAAACATCCCTTGGTTTCTTTGCCGGATACATTATCTTATGGAAGTAATGTCTTCCACTTGTTTCCTGTATTGTGTGAAAAGCGTGATGAACTACATGACTATTTGGAGCGGAATGGTGTCGGGACTGTGATTCATTACCCTATACCTCCACATAAACAAGAATGTTACAAAGAGTGGGCCAACCTAAATCTTCCTATTACGGAATACATATCTGAACATGAGCTGAGTATACCAATTGGACCTACGATTTCAATGGAGGAGGTGAAGGACGTTGTGAAGTTGATTAATAATTTTTCAGTAAAGTAACTTTGTATAAATGATTGCATACAATATGGATCATTCTGGTATATTGGTAAGTAAATTTGTATGTAAATATTGTTTATTGGGGGATTTACCCTCATTTTCTACTCCTTATCGTTGTGAATATAAGTACATCTAGTGATTGTTAATAAGTATTTCTATATGAGTAGCAAAATAAGAACAATTTGGATTGTAAATAAATATGCGATGCCGCCTCAATATGAATCCAGACTGCGTGCTATAAAGTTTGCCTATTATTTGACCGAATTTGATTACAAGGTGATATTATTTGGATCAAGTGTCATGCATAACATGGATTTAAATATCATTGAAGATAACTCAAAATATATGAGGCGAAAGTATGGCAAGATTGATTTTGTGCATATTAATACGTTAATGTATAGTAAGGCATCTAAAGTAAGGAGAGTATTGAGCGATTATCTTTTCTTTAAGAGATTGGTGAATTTAGCGGATAACTTTGAATGTCCAGATTGTATTATTGCGACAGGAGGACCTCTCTTGACAAACCCATTATTGAAATATGCCCAAAAAAGAGGTGTTTCATATATAAAGGAAAGTCTAGATGTTTGGCCTGATAATTTTGTGGATTTTGGGTTAATTTCTAAATGGAACCCAATAGTGAAGTTGTTATTTGCTCAATCAAAATATAATTGTGCCAAATCAGATGCGCTTGTTTTTTCTTGGTCTGGTTGTTATGACTACCTTAAAAATAAAAGATGGGATGTTGACAACGGTGGTCCTATTGATTTGAAAAAGGTATTTTATATAAATAATGGGGTTGATCTTGAAGATTTTGAAAATTTTAAGCAACAATTTATCATTGATGATCCGGATTTACGTTCTTGCCATAAAAAAGTTGTTTATTTAGGTTCATTAAGGCACGTGAATAATGTAATGCAATTGGTCTATGCTGCAGAAATCTTAGAAAATAAGAAAAAAGATGTGAAATTTCTAATTTATGGGGATGGTACAGAACGAGAGAAAATAATATCATATTGTAAAGAACATCAGCTATCTAATATTATTGTTAAAGATAAGTGGATAGATCCAAAATATGTTCCATATGTACTATCCAAAAGTTATCTAAATATATTAAATTACCTGTCATCTGATTTTGCGAAAAATGGTATAAGCTCAAGTAAAATGTTCCAATATATGGCTGCAGGTAAGCCAATCGTTTGTAATATTAATATTTATGATTGCCCTATTTCTAAAAATCGTATTGGTGTTGCGAGGGAATATACTTCTTCAGCTGATTATGCAGAAGAGATATTAAAAATTTTAGATTTGCCTGAAGGAGAATATGCGTTAATGTGTGATAGAGCTAGGTTGGCAGCTAAAGAGTTTGACTATAAATTTCTTGCGAAGAAAATGGTTGATGTCATTAATAGTATATAAGAATGAGCAATATTAAATTCAGACTAGCTAAACCTTCTGATGCAAAACAAATAGCGAATGTGCATTGGAATGTAAGAGAAAGATATCAAAAAGGAATTTTTTTATCACTAGGAAAATCTTTTCTGCGATCTTATTATAAAGTGATACTTAATGATCCATACGAAGTTATCGTTTGTGCAGAAAATAGTCAGAGAAATATTATTGGTTTCAGCAGTGCAACTTTGGATGCGAAATATCAGGCTTTAACAATAAAGAAAAATATTGTTAGACTTGGGTTTTCGGCATTAGGAAGTCTAATATTTCATCCTAGATTGATAATTGAAGTTATTGATCGATACAAGTCATTGGATAAAAAAAATAAAATAAAATTTATACATAATGAAGGCGTTAGAGGAGAGTATTGGTGTTGGTTGAAGAATGAAGATGATGGGGTAAAATCGATAGAAATGGGGCATGTTAAGGAGAATATTATTTATAATTTAGGTTATAGAGAATTGTTTTTTGAAGTGGATAAATTCAATAAGAAGGTGTATAAATTTTATACAAAAATAGATAAGTCAGAGGTGGTGGAAGAGATTGTGTTACCAGATGGAAGAGAAAGGGTTTTATTTAAAAAACAGCTAAAATCAGATAATGGTTTAGTTTTATAATTGTCTAATATGGCATTTTTTAATTTCAAGAATATTAAAGTTGCAGGAGTGGCATGTGCCGTTCCTAGTAATGAAGTTAAGGCAGAAAGCTACAAGCCTTTGTTTGGTGATGTAGAGGTGGATAAGTTTATGGCGATGACGGGTGTAAGAGCCTCACGCCGTACTTCTGAATATCAAACTTGTTCAGATCTTGGTTATAGAGCGGCTAAAGAACTTTTGAAAAAGAATGGTATTAGTTCTGAAGAGATTGGGGCATTGTTGTTTGTATCACATAGTCCAGATTATCGTCGCCCTTCTACCGCTTTTGTATTGCAATATCGTTTAGGAATTCCTAAAGAAGCTGTTTGTTATGATATCAGTTTAGGATGTTCATCATTGGTCGTAGGTATGCAGACAATTGCTTCGATTATGACCACTAGTGACATAAAAAGAGCACTGGTTGTTGTTGGTGACACAGCTGGGAAGTCTGTTTATCCAACTGATAAAAGTTCGGCTATGCTGTTTGGCGAGGCTGGTGCGGTGATGTTGCTGGAAAAGACTGATAATGAATATGATGAAATAACAGCATTGCTTCGTAGTGATGGTTCGGGATATCGATATATGATTGTTCCAGGTGGTGGTTATCGTAACCTTCATGCGAATGAAAAAGTTGTAATGTGCGAAGATGGAAATGAACGTACATTGATGAATAGCTTCATTCAAGGCACTTCAGTGTTTACATTTACGATTTTTGATGTGCCTCGTCTTATTAAGGATTTTTTTACTCAAACGGGAACGACATCTGATAGTTATGATTGCTTTGCTTTTCATCAAGCTAATCTTTATATATTGAAGCAGATAGCAAAGAAATCCGGGATCGATTTTGATAAAATTCCTATCTCACTTGATCGTTATGGAAATACCTCTGGTGCTTCTGCTATCGTGTCGCTTTGTGATCGCTATGGAAATAACAATGAACATAAAGTTATCAAAGTGATGACTTGTGGTTTTGGTATCGGCATTTCTTTGGGTGCCACTTCGTTTGAAATAAATACAGACGATATTTTGCCAATTTTTGAGGATGATGAAATCTTTGAAGAAGGGCTTATTACTAATCCTAACCAATTATACGAAAAGAAATGATAACAAATATTCTTTCCTATCTCGATGCAATGGCACAACGCTTTCCTGATAAAACAGCTATTGCTGATGAAAAGACTTTTTTGACTTTTGCCGAATGGAAATATCAAGCTGAAGTCATTGGAACAGCGTTAGGTATTGCTACAGATAAGCAGATGCGTAGACCTGTACTAGTATTTGTCGATCGTCGGATAGAAGGACTTGTGGGATTTATGGGCGTAGTGGAGAGTGGCAATTTTTATGTACCTATCGACTGTAAGATGCCTGATCAGCGTGTAAAGCTCATCAATGATGTGCTTAATCCGATAGCTGCTATCACTACTACGGTTGCTGATGATAAGATACTTGACTTGATTGAGTTTAAAGGGGTGCGTTTCAATTATGCAGAGGTGATAGATAATGAGGTGGACAAGGCGTATATTGCAGATGTTCGATCTAAAGTGATAGACACTGATCCTCTCTATTCTATCTTTACTAGTGGTTCGACTGGAGTTCCCAAAGGAGTAGTAATTAGTCACCGTGGTGCTATTGATCTTGCAGAGTGGCTTGTCGAAACATTTGGATTTGATGAAACTGAT from Bacteroides sp. MSB163 includes:
- a CDS encoding glycosyltransferase family 4 protein, which gives rise to MSSKIRTIWIVNKYAMPPQYESRLRAIKFAYYLTEFDYKVILFGSSVMHNMDLNIIEDNSKYMRRKYGKIDFVHINTLMYSKASKVRRVLSDYLFFKRLVNLADNFECPDCIIATGGPLLTNPLLKYAQKRGVSYIKESLDVWPDNFVDFGLISKWNPIVKLLFAQSKYNCAKSDALVFSWSGCYDYLKNKRWDVDNGGPIDLKKVFYINNGVDLEDFENFKQQFIIDDPDLRSCHKKVVYLGSLRHVNNVMQLVYAAEILENKKKDVKFLIYGDGTEREKIISYCKEHQLSNIIVKDKWIDPKYVPYVLSKSYLNILNYLSSDFAKNGISSSKMFQYMAAGKPIVCNINIYDCPISKNRIGVAREYTSSADYAEEILKILDLPEGEYALMCDRARLAAKEFDYKFLAKKMVDVINSI
- a CDS encoding sugar 3,4-ketoisomerase yields the protein MEKYSVFDCSMIELDKHHSDRKGNLTVVQNGDTLPFDVKRVYYLYDVPGGESRGAHAHRDLSQFMVAASGSFRVTLDDGKVKRSFFLNRPYQGLYVKPGIWRDLDDFSSGAVCMVLASDVYKKEDYIRNYDEFLEFREISNDTSVKRL
- a CDS encoding acyltransferase: MIHPLSDCKNQNVPASTNIWQYCVVFPEARIGEKCNICSHCLIENNVVIGNNVTIKCGVQVWDGIELEDNVMVGANTTFTNDMYPKSKNADWVLLKTKVCKGASIGAGSTILPGITIGEDAMIGAGSVVTKNVPAGEIWVGNPAKFLRKIADK
- a CDS encoding sugar 3,4-ketoisomerase, producing MSIKDCKIIELPKFLDTRGNLSFAEQNNHIPFEIKRTYWIYDVPGGECRGSHAFRNTEEFIVALSGGFDVIVDDGDRQNKFTLNRSYYGLYIPKGLWRRIDNFSTNSLALEFASTSYIPDDYIRNYDDYLQLKSNGEI
- a CDS encoding ketoacyl-ACP synthase III, which translates into the protein MAFFNFKNIKVAGVACAVPSNEVKAESYKPLFGDVEVDKFMAMTGVRASRRTSEYQTCSDLGYRAAKELLKKNGISSEEIGALLFVSHSPDYRRPSTAFVLQYRLGIPKEAVCYDISLGCSSLVVGMQTIASIMTTSDIKRALVVVGDTAGKSVYPTDKSSAMLFGEAGAVMLLEKTDNEYDEITALLRSDGSGYRYMIVPGGGYRNLHANEKVVMCEDGNERTLMNSFIQGTSVFTFTIFDVPRLIKDFFTQTGTTSDSYDCFAFHQANLYILKQIAKKSGIDFDKIPISLDRYGNTSGASAIVSLCDRYGNNNEHKVIKVMTCGFGIGISLGATSFEINTDDILPIFEDDEIFEEGLITNPNQLYEKK
- a CDS encoding DegT/DnrJ/EryC1/StrS family aminotransferase; the encoded protein is MIPFLSLKDVTALHGAEINEAVSRVVNGGWYLQGKENERFEENYSQFVGVQYTVGCANGLDALIWIFRAYIEMGVMQPGDEVIVPANTYIATILAITENGLKPVLVEPRLNTLEIDEDKIEEVITSRTKAIALVHLYGRLAWSEKIANICKKYNLKLVEDNAQAHGCLTADGCMTGSLGDAAGHSFYPGKNLGALGDGGAVTTNDLELAITVRTLANYGSQKKYIFKYRGRNSRLDEVQAAVLNVKLKYLVEDNTYRKEVAKYYIQNIKHPLVSLPDTLSYGSNVFHLFPVLCEKRDELHDYLERNGVGTVIHYPIPPHKQECYKEWANLNLPITEYISEHELSIPIGPTISMEEVKDVVKLINNFSVK
- a CDS encoding glycosyltransferase, which gives rise to MIMNILLLSTIYPLPSRENKGTSVCHYFTKEWVKEGHNVRVVHYQAVYPFFYYWAARVARDLITAKTGAVVYTKRDKGAQYEWDGVQVLRIPLFKPIPHGRFLSISIRKSIQKIVNSNTEADFIPDIIVGHFPNPQIEVVAKLKSIYSSATTAIIMHENFDLEGVYGERFKCFYNKIDLWGFRSKKYREDFEERYGKLKHSFICYSGVPASYITESNTHSFEKPLSKFIYVGEMIQRKYPAEIIEALVNVYEDKKFHIDYVGNGHELETIKLKMKKYHLESQVTICGRIPRDEIKAKYDNADCMIMISRREVYGLVYLEAMARGCITIASKKEGFDGVIEDGVNGFLCEAGNIQELANIIRKINKLTPDERLAVSERAIETARRLTDKNAADLYLNNLIVK